A segment of the Burkholderia sp. PAMC 26561 genome:
CGGTCGGCGCCATTTAAAACGCCGGCTTGCAATAAAAGATGATGCGACGCGGCTGAAATGCAGCCGGCGTCAGCGCACCCCATAAAAACTTGCAGGAGACAAACGATGAAAACGTGGATACGGTTTCGGAACGCGCATGGCCAGACGGGATTCGGCGTTCTGGAAAACCATCGCATCACGCAATACGACGGCGAGATGTTCGGGGTTTCGACTCCCGGCGCCAATTTGCTGAGCCTTGAAGACGTCACGCTGCTGAGCCCGTGCGTACCGACAAAAGTGGTCGCGCTCTGGAACAACTTTCACGCATTGTCGGAGAAACTGGGGAAGGCCGCGCCTTCCCATCCGCTGTTTCTCATCAAGCCGCCGACTTCCGTGATCGGCCACGGCGAACCCATCCGGCGACCGAAGGCTTACAGCGGCAAGATCGCATACGAAGGCGAACTGGCAATCGTGATCGGCAAGCGCTGCAGCAATGTGTCGGCGGAAGAAGCCGATGACCATATCTTCGGCTATAGCTGCATCAACGACGTCACCGCCGCCGAACTCCTCAACGAAGATCACAACTTCGCGCAATGGTGCAGATCGAAGGGCTTCGATACCTTCAGTTGCATCGGCCCCGCGATCCAGCGCGATTTCGACTGGCGCAATGCGCATGTCGTCACGCGTCTCGATGGCGTCGAGCGCCAGAACTATCCGCTCTCCGACATGATCTATTCGCCCGCGCAGCAAGTGAGCCTGATCTCGCAAGACATGACCCTCGAACCCGGCGATGTGATCGCGTGCGGCACGTCCATTGGCGTCGGATCGATCAAGGATGGCGCGACGGTGGAAGTGTCTATTGGCGGGATCGGGGTGTTGTCGAACGTTTTAGCGGGCGGAGCCTGACATGGCCATGACCATTGCTGTACCGCGCGAAATCCGCGCGGGCGAGCGCCGCGTTGCCGCGACACCCGAAACCGTCGGCCAGTTGTTGAAACTCGGCTTCGCGGTGAATGTGGAATCGCAGGCGGGCCTCGCCGCATCATTCGATGACGACGCCTACCGTGCAGCCGGCGCCCGGATTGTGAGCGAC
Coding sequences within it:
- a CDS encoding fumarylacetoacetate hydrolase family protein, which produces MKTWIRFRNAHGQTGFGVLENHRITQYDGEMFGVSTPGANLLSLEDVTLLSPCVPTKVVALWNNFHALSEKLGKAAPSHPLFLIKPPTSVIGHGEPIRRPKAYSGKIAYEGELAIVIGKRCSNVSAEEADDHIFGYSCINDVTAAELLNEDHNFAQWCRSKGFDTFSCIGPAIQRDFDWRNAHVVTRLDGVERQNYPLSDMIYSPAQQVSLISQDMTLEPGDVIACGTSIGVGSIKDGATVEVSIGGIGVLSNVLAGGA